A genomic window from Acidaminococcales bacterium includes:
- a CDS encoding TRAP transporter large permease subunit, whose product CIMDQIAILMLTLPMVFPVVQTLGFDPVWFGVIVIVLVEMGLVTPPVGLNVFIVSSVGKIPLGTAFRGSAVLLISCAISMIIFLLFPEIVLWLPNRM is encoded by the coding sequence CTGCATAATGGACCAGATCGCCATACTGATGCTGACCCTGCCCATGGTGTTTCCGGTTGTGCAGACGCTGGGTTTTGACCCGGTATGGTTTGGCGTCATCGTCATAGTCCTGGTGGAAATGGGGCTGGTTACGCCGCCGGTCGGCCTTAATGTGTTTATCGTCAGCTCTGTCGGTAAAATACCACTCGGAACAGCTTTCAGGGGTTCGGCGGTTTTGCTGATTTCTTGCGCCATATCCATGATTATCTTTTTGCTTTTCCCGGAAATCGTGCTCTGGCTGCCCAATAGAATGTAA
- a CDS encoding TRAP transporter small permease, which yields MKKLLMIWDDIERKIATAAIAAAFVLTFVEVVARLGFNHSFYWAKEFIIFATIWSTFLGASQVLKKSRHIRLSVVVDLLPAKWQNYLDLFNVVLGVAFGLILTYSGFRLTMHALETGVTSTSLAKTPLWIPYSIMPLGGVLFTVRFIELLFVTTDKIKSHARGEGVSGK from the coding sequence TTGAAAAAGCTATTGATGATTTGGGACGATATAGAGCGAAAAATCGCTACGGCGGCGATTGCCGCCGCGTTTGTCCTGACCTTTGTCGAAGTTGTGGCGCGGCTGGGATTTAACCATTCCTTTTACTGGGCGAAAGAATTTATAATCTTCGCCACGATTTGGTCGACTTTTTTGGGCGCGAGCCAGGTCTTGAAAAAAAGCCGGCATATAAGGCTGTCGGTAGTGGTCGATCTTTTGCCGGCCAAGTGGCAGAACTATCTTGACCTTTTTAACGTCGTCTTGGGCGTCGCCTTTGGCCTCATATTGACCTACAGCGGCTTCAGACTGACCATGCACGCGCTGGAAACCGGGGTAACTTCCACGTCTTTGGCCAAGACGCCGCTCTGGATCCCTTATTCGATAATGCCTTTGGGCGGCGTACTGTTTACTGTAAGATTTATCGAATTGCTTTTCGTTACAACTGACAAGATTAAAAGTCACGCGCGCGGGGAAGGGGTGAGCGGCAAATGA
- a CDS encoding TRAP transporter large permease: MILTVIVLFVFFLITGLPVAFSAALTSAVCFYLFDFSSMTTVSHIMYSSLNNFSLVALPLFIIVGVIMSKGLLVKYMFEFANSVFKNLRGGLGIAAIITSAVFAAISGSSLANAAALGMILLPYMVKYGYDKGFTCGILATGGTLGILIPPSLTMIVYGSITEQSIGKCFMAGMLPGLFATAVLAVFTCFWAGPARVSRPVKEQMSLEEIAASFKESFLILLAPLIIIGGIYGGVFTADESAAVGVAYCLVITIFYYKTIKFKDLPEIFAEGAVSSSQIMVVFSGVMVFAYIITISQVSNEIIEWIVNIGLSPLAFMLAVNVLLLFLGCLLDVISIMLITIPIIYPVLLQLGFDPLHIAVIYTINMEIGTITPPIGMNLFALSGSTGTPVAAVAKGALPYVIVMLIILGVIIMLPELSTWLPARV, from the coding sequence ATGATCCTGACCGTGATCGTTTTGTTTGTCTTTTTCCTGATAACCGGCCTGCCGGTAGCTTTCAGCGCCGCTTTGACTTCGGCCGTATGTTTTTACCTGTTTGATTTTTCTTCCATGACTACTGTCTCGCATATCATGTACAGTTCCTTGAACAACTTTTCGCTGGTGGCGCTGCCGCTTTTTATCATCGTCGGCGTTATTATGTCCAAAGGGCTTTTGGTAAAATATATGTTTGAATTTGCCAACAGCGTTTTTAAAAACCTGCGCGGCGGTTTGGGGATAGCGGCCATAATAACAAGCGCCGTATTCGCGGCGATCAGCGGCTCCAGCCTGGCCAATGCCGCCGCCCTCGGCATGATACTTTTGCCGTATATGGTCAAGTACGGCTATGACAAAGGGTTTACCTGCGGCATATTGGCCACCGGCGGCACTTTGGGCATACTGATCCCGCCGAGCCTGACCATGATTGTTTACGGCAGCATTACCGAACAGTCTATCGGCAAGTGCTTTATGGCCGGCATGCTGCCCGGGTTGTTCGCGACCGCCGTGCTGGCTGTTTTCACCTGTTTCTGGGCCGGGCCGGCGCGGGTGAGCAGGCCGGTAAAGGAGCAAATGTCTTTAGAAGAGATCGCGGCTTCTTTTAAAGAGTCCTTTCTCATTCTGTTGGCGCCGCTTATCATCATTGGCGGCATTTACGGCGGCGTTTTTACGGCGGACGAGAGCGCGGCGGTCGGGGTGGCCTATTGCCTTGTCATAACAATATTTTATTACAAGACCATAAAATTCAAAGACTTGCCGGAGATATTCGCGGAAGGCGCGGTTTCGTCTTCGCAGATCATGGTGGTATTCAGCGGGGTGATGGTGTTCGCTTATATCATAACCATCAGCCAGGTGTCCAATGAAATAATTGAGTGGATTGTCAATATAGGGCTGTCCCCGCTGGCTTTCATGCTGGCGGTGAATGTGTTGCTGCTCTTTCTTGGCTGCCTGCTTGACGTCATTTCCATCATGCTCATCACCATCCCCATCATCTATCCGGTTTTGTTGCAGTTGGGGTTCGATCCGCTTCATATTGCGGTTATTTACACCATAAACATGGAGATAGGGACAATAACCCCGCCGATCGGGATGAATCTTTTTGCCCTGTCCGGCTCGACCGGCACGCCGGTTGCGGCGGTGGCCAAAGGCGCTTTGCCGTACGTCATTGTCATGCTGATAATTCTCGGCGTGATCATTATGCTGCCGGAACTTAGTACCTGGCTGCCCGCGCGGGTATGA